TAGCAAATTATGGTTATCACACGCCGCCGTCGGATGGCACGTTAGGCGGTGACAGCCTGTACGATCTCTACTTCGATCATTTCCAGTTTTATGGAGTGACGAACGGTGATAACGCCGGACCGGAGCCCTGGGATGATTATTCATCGCACATAGTACTGCACCACACCTTTCTGAACTTCCCTCCGAATCAGGATGCTGACGGCAATCAGAAGGGTTCGATGAAGGTGGCGATCGCGCATGAGCTCTACCATGCAGTTCAGTTCTATTATGATGCGTTTATGGCTAGTTGGTGGATGGAGTGTACCGCTGTATGGATGGAGGATGAGGTATATCCCGCGACCAATGACAACTACAACTACTTCGATGAGTTCTGGCCCGTACCGCAGCTATCCCTTTTGGATGAATCGGATTTTCAGCATATGTACGGATCGTTTGTCTGGCCGAAGTATCTCACACAGAATTACGGAATCGATTTTCCCAGGATTGTCCTTGACTCGATGGCGAAACCGGTGTCATCGCTGATGTCGGTGCTGCAGATTGTTCTGCAATCCGATGGCACGACGCTTTACAACTCGTTCAGCGATTTCCTGCACTGGAATTACATGACCGGCAGCCGAGCAAATGGACTCTATTATGAGGATGCCTCGGACTATCCTGAGATCGCAGTACTGAAAAGACACACTGTTCTGCCGTCATTAGATAATTGGAGCCTCGCGGCGCCCTACGCGCTGGGCAGCAACTACATTGAAGTCACCAACGATTCTTCTCACGTCGGTTTGCTTGTTTTTTCAATGGACACTACTTATTCCGCGCAGTGGGGAATGGCGTTGATCACACTGGATTCCGCCGGAGTCTACTTGTTCAGACGAGCTACTGCATCTGAGGCAGCTTCAAAGAAGATCTGCGTTACCATTCACAATTATCAGTCATTGGTCTTCATTCTGTACGTGAAGGGCAGCTCCTACAGCGGTCCCTTCGTATACGAGTATAATCTCTATTTCCGACCGATCGGGGATGCAGATGGCTCGGAGGCAGTCGATATCGACGATGTCACCTGGCTGCTGGCCTACATTTTCAGTGGTGGTCCTGAGTCGATACCTGTAGAGGCATCAGATGCAGACTGCTCAGGATATATCGATATCGACGATGTGGTCTATCTGATCGCATACATATTTACAGGCGGTCCCCCGCCATGTGGTGAGGGACAACCCTAAGTTCCACTCCGATTCACCTCCGCACACTGCACAGTCTTAGCCCCAGGCTGGACCATTTCACCCTCTTTTTTGTTGACTGAAGTGAGATGCACGATATCATTCTCGCCGAGGTGGTATACTATGTCTGAAGGCAAGATCGGCAAATACGAATTGATCGAGAAGCGCGGCGAGGGCGGATTTGGCGTCCTCTACAAAGCGATGGATTCCATGATTGATCGCGTAGTCGCGCTGAAAGTGCTCCACCCTCAGTACGCCTCAAATGAGCGGCTTTCCGCATGGTTCAGGCGAGAGGCTAAGGCGATGGCGCGCTTGAGCCATCCCAATATTGTCATAATTCACAATTTCGAGATCGAGGGAGACCGTCATTTCATCGTGATGGAATATGTTGAGGGCACTGACCTCGACGAAGAGCTCAAGGCAGGTCACGCATTCGAGATTGATGATGCGATTCGGATCACGACTCAGATGGTGGATGCGTTCGGTTACGCTCATGAAAATGGAATAATCCATCGCGACATAAAACCATCTAATGTCATGCTTGATACTTCCCGCAGAGTGAAGATCACGGATTTTGGCATTGCGAAGATTCTCGGCGATTCAAAGCTGACCAAGACCGGCACCGGAGTCGGGAGTATCCATTACATGTCTCCCGAGCAGGTCGAAGGCAATCCAGTGGATAAACGTACCGACATCTACTCGCTTGGGATAACACTTTACCAGATGCTGGTCGGAAAAGTGCCGTTTGCTGATGATTCTGAATTTGTCGTAATGAGGGCTCATCTCGATCAGCCGCCAGTCCCGCCATCAGAGTTGCGGAGCGATATTCCTGCTGAGTTGAACCGAATCGTGCTCAAGATGCTCGAGAAGAAGCCGGATGACCGATATGATTCGATGGGAGCCATAGCTCGGGATCTCTCCGGACTCGGAATGGGGGCACCATCTACTCCTGTAGCAGCAGAACGGGCATCTCATTCAGACGACACAATGCCGGTAACTCCCGTATGGCAGGCTGAACCTGTCAGCATGCCTGAATCTCCGACGCCCGCGCGGAAGAGCCATGTTAAACCACTTCTATTCGGCAGCATCGGGTTGATCTCAATAGCGATCCTGGTCTACATATTCATTCTATCAGGCGGCGAGGAGCATGATACCTCGATTGATGAGGCTATTCAGCCGGTTGCCGAGTTACCGATCGCGCCTTCGGAAATGGTGGCGACACCCATATCTACTGATAAGATCGACCTCAGCTGGACTGACAACTCCAACTATGAGGTCGGATTCAGGATATTCCGGGGTACAGCAGCAGACTCGGTCGTTGAGCTGATCGCAACTTTGGGCACTGACGTTGTGAGCATGCAGGATACGGGACTGAGCGCGCGGACAACTTACTTCTATCGAGCCCATTCATTCAGTGCCGACGGAGTCTCCGAGGAGTATGCATCTGTATCCGCAACAACTCCGGGGCCCACACCTCCGCCTGTTGTGGGGAAAGGCAAACTCCTGATAGAGGTCTCTCCGTACGACTATCGCAGCAAGCCGACAATCGGCTTCGGCGGCAAGACACTCGAGTTCG
This region of Candidatus Zixiibacteriota bacterium genomic DNA includes:
- a CDS encoding protein kinase — protein: MSEGKIGKYELIEKRGEGGFGVLYKAMDSMIDRVVALKVLHPQYASNERLSAWFRREAKAMARLSHPNIVIIHNFEIEGDRHFIVMEYVEGTDLDEELKAGHAFEIDDAIRITTQMVDAFGYAHENGIIHRDIKPSNVMLDTSRRVKITDFGIAKILGDSKLTKTGTGVGSIHYMSPEQVEGNPVDKRTDIYSLGITLYQMLVGKVPFADDSEFVVMRAHLDQPPVPPSELRSDIPAELNRIVLKMLEKKPDDRYDSMGAIARDLSGLGMGAPSTPVAAERASHSDDTMPVTPVWQAEPVSMPESPTPARKSHVKPLLFGSIGLISIAILVYIFILSGGEEHDTSIDEAIQPVAELPIAPSEMVATPISTDKIDLSWTDNSNYEVGFRIFRGTAADSVVELIATLGTDVVSMQDTGLSARTTYFYRAHSFSADGVSEEYASVSATTPGPTPPPVVGKGKLLIEVSPYDYRSKPTIGFGGKTLEFDNNPFEIGGIKKGWHRVSVHFQDKSFFEDIYVDNNTQYRTYRFNGASGRVSIGAEFIGLDQQPWAEIVVDGKPIESGTPTAIDLVEGPHLILARKDGFETVGDSKIVNVKAGDNATVNFKLRRK